A window of the Streptomyces griseochromogenes genome harbors these coding sequences:
- a CDS encoding sensor histidine kinase, producing the protein MSVVGTSTAPDGRDVRRTPAPRHGDRTETGLGLDPDQLPDGLVVADEHGRVICFNAAAARITALSAADALGQHLEKALPLEDLEGRRWWQLTDPYGGLAIRVRQPERNLLLPGGREVLVCARYVRTAPLGPVHRVIVSLRDTEARRRTERSHAELIATVAHELRSPLTSVKGFTATLLAKWERFTDDQKRLMLETVDADADRVTRLIAELLDISRIDSGRLEVRRQPVDIGAAVGRHIQAYVAAGQPADRFLLRIEQPLPALWADPDKVDQVLSNLVENAVRHGEGTVTIDITPSASPREGEETGTSVTVSDEGPGIPEESMNRVFTRFWRGSKRGGTGLGLYIVKGIVEAHGGTITVGRASSGGAEFRFTLPVAAPAYLA; encoded by the coding sequence ATGAGCGTGGTCGGCACGAGCACTGCGCCGGACGGGCGGGACGTGCGCCGCACACCCGCGCCCCGGCACGGCGACCGCACCGAGACCGGCCTCGGCCTCGACCCCGACCAGCTGCCCGACGGCCTCGTCGTCGCCGACGAGCACGGCCGGGTCATCTGCTTCAACGCCGCCGCCGCACGCATCACCGCCCTGAGCGCCGCCGACGCCCTCGGGCAGCACCTGGAGAAGGCGCTGCCCCTGGAGGACCTGGAGGGCAGGCGCTGGTGGCAGCTCACCGACCCTTACGGCGGCCTCGCCATCCGGGTCCGGCAGCCCGAGCGCAACCTGCTGCTCCCCGGGGGGCGGGAGGTACTGGTCTGCGCGCGGTACGTGCGCACCGCGCCCCTCGGACCCGTGCACCGCGTCATCGTCTCCCTGCGCGACACCGAGGCCCGCCGCCGCACCGAACGCAGCCACGCCGAGCTGATCGCCACCGTCGCCCACGAGCTGCGCTCGCCGCTGACCTCCGTCAAGGGCTTCACCGCCACGCTCCTCGCCAAGTGGGAGCGCTTCACCGACGACCAGAAGCGGCTGATGCTGGAGACCGTCGACGCCGACGCGGACCGCGTCACCCGGCTCATCGCCGAGCTGCTCGACATCTCCCGCATCGACTCCGGGCGCCTGGAGGTGCGCCGCCAGCCCGTCGACATCGGCGCGGCCGTCGGCCGGCACATCCAGGCCTACGTCGCCGCCGGACAGCCCGCCGACCGTTTCCTGCTGCGCATCGAGCAGCCGCTGCCCGCCCTGTGGGCCGACCCCGACAAGGTCGACCAGGTGCTCAGCAACCTCGTCGAAAATGCCGTGCGCCACGGCGAGGGAACTGTCACCATTGACATCACGCCCTCGGCATCCCCGCGCGAAGGCGAGGAAACCGGCACGTCGGTCACGGTGAGCGACGAAGGGCCCGGCATCCCGGAGGAATCCATGAACCGCGTCTTCACCCGCTTCTGGCGGGGCAGCAAGCGCGGCGGCACGGGCCTCGGGCTCTATATCGTCAAGGGCATCGTCGAGGCCCACGGCGGCACCATCACGGTCGGCCGCGCGTCCAGCGGCGGCGCCGAGTTCCGATTTACGTTGCCCGTGGCGGCCCCGGCGTATCTCGCCTAG
- a CDS encoding TrmH family RNA methyltransferase, which translates to MPPVTPELISPRSARVAAARRLAKRNFRGKDRLFLAEGPQAVREAAGHRAGGQATLVELFATVEAAERYADIIGEARQAGARVHLASEEVIADISTTVTPQGLVGVCRFLDTPFEDILAARPRLVAVLAHVRDPGNAGTVLRCADAAGAEAVVLTDASVDLYNPKAVRASVGSLFHLPVAVGVPVEQAVAGLKDAGVRILAADGAGDRDLDEELDEQTMGGPTAWVFGNEAWGLPEETRDLADAVVRVPIHGKAESLNLATAAAVCLYASARAQRARTGCRSVTES; encoded by the coding sequence ATGCCCCCCGTCACTCCCGAGCTGATCTCCCCCCGGTCCGCCCGTGTCGCCGCCGCCCGGCGGCTCGCCAAGCGGAACTTCCGGGGCAAGGACCGGCTGTTTCTCGCGGAGGGGCCGCAGGCCGTGCGGGAGGCCGCCGGGCATCGGGCCGGAGGGCAGGCGACCCTCGTCGAGCTGTTCGCCACCGTGGAGGCCGCCGAGCGCTACGCCGACATCATCGGCGAGGCGCGGCAAGCGGGCGCCCGTGTCCACCTCGCCTCCGAAGAGGTCATCGCCGACATCTCGACCACGGTCACCCCGCAGGGACTGGTCGGGGTCTGCCGGTTCCTGGACACGCCCTTCGAGGACATCCTCGCCGCCCGGCCGAGGCTCGTCGCCGTGCTCGCCCACGTCCGCGACCCGGGCAACGCGGGGACCGTGCTGCGCTGCGCCGACGCCGCGGGCGCCGAGGCCGTCGTCCTCACCGACGCCTCCGTGGACCTGTACAACCCCAAGGCCGTACGCGCCTCCGTGGGCTCCCTGTTCCATCTGCCCGTCGCCGTCGGCGTGCCCGTCGAGCAGGCCGTGGCGGGGCTGAAGGACGCCGGAGTGCGGATCCTCGCGGCCGACGGGGCCGGCGACCGGGACCTGGACGAGGAGCTGGACGAGCAGACCATGGGCGGGCCGACCGCCTGGGTGTTCGGCAACGAGGCCTGGGGGCTCCCGGAGGAGACCCGCGACCTCGCCGACGCCGTCGTACGCGTCCCCATCCACGGGAAGGCCGAGAGCCTGAACCTCGCCACGGCCGCCGCCGTATGTCTGTATGCATCGGCCCGTGCACAGCGCGCCCGCACAGGGTGCCGTTCCGTCACCGAGAGCTAG
- a CDS encoding serine hydrolase produces MSSRPTGHTGGTVCAKARALSAADAVSSAASPSASSSATAGEEASVEPVTSSSAAGRKRLPAKVMASVAVPSGAKVSAAVLDLESGASAAYGEDTFDTASIVKVDILATLLLRAQDAGRRLTATERAYATKMIENSDNASATALWHAIGRAEGLDAANERFGLSATSGGDGDLWGLTRTTAADQLVLLQQVFGAQSLLSAASRTYVQGLMEGVEADQRWGVSAAAVGSSWALKNGWMPRSATGLWDVNSIGRVTVDGAGLLVAVLSKGTVSQAEGISLVEAAAKAAVAGFASAS; encoded by the coding sequence ATCTCATCCCGTCCCACGGGGCACACGGGCGGCACGGTCTGTGCGAAGGCACGGGCGCTCTCCGCCGCCGACGCCGTATCGTCGGCGGCGTCGCCGTCGGCCTCCTCCTCGGCCACGGCGGGCGAGGAGGCATCGGTGGAACCCGTGACGTCGTCTTCGGCCGCCGGCCGGAAGCGGCTGCCGGCGAAGGTCATGGCATCGGTGGCGGTGCCGTCGGGAGCGAAGGTGTCGGCGGCGGTGCTGGACCTGGAGTCCGGGGCGAGTGCCGCGTACGGCGAGGACACCTTCGACACGGCGAGCATCGTCAAGGTCGACATTCTGGCCACGCTGCTGCTGCGGGCGCAGGACGCGGGGCGGCGGCTGACGGCGACGGAGCGGGCCTACGCCACGAAGATGATCGAGAACAGCGACAACGCTTCCGCGACGGCCCTGTGGCATGCCATCGGGCGGGCCGAGGGGCTGGACGCGGCGAACGAGCGCTTCGGTCTCTCGGCGACCTCGGGTGGTGACGGTGACCTGTGGGGGCTGACGCGGACCACGGCCGCGGATCAACTGGTGTTGCTGCAGCAGGTGTTCGGTGCGCAGTCGCTGCTGAGCGCGGCTTCTCGGACGTACGTCCAGGGGCTGATGGAGGGGGTGGAGGCCGATCAGCGGTGGGGGGTGTCGGCGGCGGCCGTCGGGTCCTCGTGGGCGCTGAAGAACGGGTGGATGCCGCGCAGCGCGACCGGGCTGTGGGATGTGAACAGCATCGGGCGGGTGACGGTGGACGGGGCCGGTCTTCTGGTGGCCGTGCTGTCCAAGGGGACGGTGAGTCAGGCGGAGGGGATTTCGTTGGTGGAGGCCGCGGCGAAGGCGGCGGTGGCCGGGTTCGCCTCTGCGTCGTAG
- the rplT gene encoding 50S ribosomal protein L20: protein MARVKRAVNAHKKRRAILEQASGYRGQRSRLYRKAKEQVTHSLVYNYNDRKKRKGDFRQLWIQRINAAARANGITYNRFIQGLKAANVEVDRKILAELAVNDAGAFAALVEVAQKALPADVNAPKAA from the coding sequence GTGGCACGCGTCAAGCGGGCAGTCAACGCCCACAAGAAGCGCCGGGCGATCCTCGAGCAGGCCTCCGGCTACCGCGGTCAGCGTTCGCGCCTCTACCGCAAGGCCAAGGAGCAGGTCACCCACTCGCTGGTCTACAACTACAACGACCGCAAGAAGCGCAAGGGCGACTTCCGTCAGCTGTGGATCCAGCGCATCAACGCCGCTGCCCGCGCGAACGGCATCACCTACAACCGCTTCATCCAGGGTCTGAAGGCCGCGAACGTCGAGGTCGACCGCAAGATCCTGGCCGAGCTGGCCGTGAACGACGCCGGTGCGTTCGCCGCGCTCGTCGAGGTCGCGCAGAAGGCGCTGCCGGCGGACGTCAACGCGCCCAAGGCTGCGTGA
- a CDS encoding DUF1844 domain-containing protein, which yields MSETPPENTDFDAMTRDIAEVPAVEVIVTVAVNLMSAAAVKLGLTEEGDKYKDLDEARKLITALAGLLDASATEISSFHAAPLRDGLKSLQLAFREASIVPDEPGQGPGEKYTGPVYG from the coding sequence ATGAGTGAGACCCCTCCTGAGAACACCGACTTCGACGCGATGACCCGGGACATCGCCGAGGTCCCCGCCGTCGAGGTGATCGTGACGGTCGCCGTCAACCTGATGAGCGCCGCCGCCGTGAAGCTCGGGCTGACCGAGGAGGGCGACAAGTACAAGGACCTGGACGAGGCCCGCAAGCTGATCACCGCGCTCGCCGGTCTGCTGGACGCGAGCGCGACCGAGATCAGCTCGTTCCACGCGGCGCCGCTGCGCGACGGCCTGAAGTCGCTGCAGCTGGCCTTCCGCGAGGCGTCGATCGTGCCGGACGAGCCGGGCCAGGGTCCGGGCGAGAAGTACACCGGGCCGGTCTACGGCTAG
- a CDS encoding SseB family protein → MANKNIPDPGFSDDDGSADPRLSAALAAWAEDRTAVGPVLEALKGARLLVPVVAVLGEVEEDENGLRREKTSDMAVPTLKAGDRTALPAFTSTDSLARWDPAARPVAVPVHQALEAAAHEKADTVVLDLAGPVPFELTGPTLVALAEGRTSTDPLADPAVVEAVRAAVAAEPAVLRAHLGPGRADGTLALVLDPAAAPAEAARAVAERLAADDTLRARLVRGLDLALLPAGTTPPGEPLYVRG, encoded by the coding sequence GTGGCGAACAAGAACATTCCCGACCCCGGCTTCTCCGACGACGACGGCTCCGCCGACCCCCGGCTGAGCGCCGCGCTCGCCGCCTGGGCCGAGGACCGCACGGCCGTGGGCCCGGTCCTGGAGGCACTGAAGGGTGCCCGGCTGCTGGTTCCCGTCGTGGCCGTGCTCGGCGAGGTCGAGGAGGACGAGAACGGGCTGCGGCGCGAGAAGACCAGTGACATGGCCGTGCCCACCCTGAAGGCCGGCGACCGCACCGCCCTGCCCGCCTTCACCTCCACCGACTCCCTGGCCCGCTGGGACCCGGCGGCCCGCCCCGTCGCCGTACCCGTGCACCAGGCGCTCGAGGCCGCCGCGCACGAGAAGGCGGACACGGTCGTGCTCGACCTCGCCGGACCGGTGCCCTTCGAACTGACCGGTCCGACGCTGGTCGCCCTCGCCGAGGGCCGCACGAGCACCGACCCGCTCGCCGATCCGGCCGTCGTCGAGGCCGTGCGCGCGGCCGTGGCCGCCGAGCCCGCCGTGCTGCGCGCCCACCTCGGGCCCGGCCGGGCCGACGGGACCCTCGCCCTCGTTCTCGACCCGGCCGCCGCTCCCGCCGAGGCCGCCCGCGCGGTCGCCGAGCGGCTGGCCGCCGACGACACGCTGAGGGCCCGCCTGGTGCGGGGCCTCGACCTGGCACTGCTGCCGGCCGGGACCACCCCTCCGGGCGAGCCCTTGTACGTACGGGGGTGA
- the infC gene encoding translation initiation factor IF-3: protein MWCYRGGSISAEPRINDRIRVPEVRLVGPSGEQVGIVPLAKALELAQEYDLDLVEVAANARPPVCKLMDYGKFKYESAMKAREARKNQAHTVIKEMKLRPKIDPHDYDTKKGHVVRFLKQGDKVKITIMFRGREQSRPELGYRLLQRLAEDVQDLGFVESNPKQDGRNMIMVLGPHKKKTEAMAEARQAQEARKAEAKANPGRSQNPAEAEASAEEPAEA from the coding sequence GTGTGGTGCTACCGAGGAGGATCCATCAGCGCCGAGCCCCGCATCAACGACCGGATTCGCGTTCCCGAGGTGCGACTTGTCGGTCCCAGTGGCGAGCAGGTGGGCATCGTCCCGCTCGCTAAGGCACTGGAGCTTGCGCAGGAGTACGACCTGGACCTGGTCGAGGTCGCGGCGAACGCCCGTCCGCCCGTGTGCAAGCTCATGGACTACGGGAAGTTCAAGTACGAGTCGGCCATGAAGGCCCGTGAGGCGCGCAAGAACCAGGCGCACACGGTCATCAAGGAGATGAAGCTCCGGCCGAAGATCGACCCGCACGACTATGACACCAAGAAGGGTCACGTCGTCCGGTTCCTCAAGCAGGGCGACAAGGTCAAGATCACGATCATGTTCCGTGGTCGCGAGCAGTCCCGGCCCGAGCTGGGCTACCGACTGCTGCAGCGTCTCGCGGAGGACGTCCAGGACCTCGGTTTCGTCGAGTCGAACCCGAAGCAGGACGGCCGGAACATGATCATGGTCCTCGGTCCGCACAAGAAGAAGACCGAGGCCATGGCCGAGGCCCGCCAGGCGCAGGAAGCCCGGAAGGCGGAAGCGAAGGCGAACCCCGGTCGGTCGCAGAACCCTGCCGAGGCTGAGGCGTCCGCCGAGGAGCCCGCCGAGGCGTGA
- the rpmI gene encoding 50S ribosomal protein L35 yields MPKNKSHSGASKRFKITGSGKVLRERAGKRHLLEHKSSRVTRRLTGNAEMAPGDAAKIKKLLGK; encoded by the coding sequence ATGCCGAAGAACAAGTCGCACAGCGGTGCCAGCAAGCGCTTCAAGATCACCGGCTCCGGCAAGGTGCTCCGTGAGCGCGCCGGCAAGCGCCACCTGCTTGAGCACAAGTCGTCCCGCGTGACGCGTCGCCTCACCGGCAACGCCGAGATGGCCCCGGGCGACGCCGCGAAGATCAAGAAGCTTCTCGGCAAGTGA
- a CDS encoding amino acid deaminase/aldolase, with the protein MTAPAAARARYDRATAHLDAPLAIVDLDAFDANAADLVRRAAGKPVRVASKSVRCRALLERVLARDGFQGIMSFTLGESLWLARSGFDDILLAYPSADRAGFAELAADPKLADAVTVMIDDIAHLDLIDAARDGGSEVVRVCLELDTSLKLLGGRVRVGARRSPLYSPAQLAELARAVARRPGFRLVGIMAYEGHVAGVGDTVAGRPLRSRAIRLMQAAARRELAERRGAVVRAVRAVVPGLEFVNGGGTGSVQHTAAEDAVTEIAAGSGLYVPRLFDNYTSFSGRPAALFAQPVVRRPGVGVVTVLGGGYPASGVAGRDRLPVPYLPEGLRYDPQEGPGEVQTPLLGSPADDLLIGDKVWFRHAKAGEMCERFDTLHLIEGDVVTATVPTYRGEGQTFL; encoded by the coding sequence ATGACTGCGCCTGCCGCCGCTCGGGCCCGTTACGACCGGGCCACCGCCCATCTCGACGCCCCGCTCGCGATCGTGGACCTGGACGCCTTCGACGCCAACGCGGCCGACCTGGTCCGCCGCGCCGCGGGCAAGCCCGTCCGGGTCGCCAGCAAGTCGGTTCGCTGCCGGGCCCTGCTGGAACGTGTCCTGGCCAGGGACGGTTTCCAGGGGATCATGTCGTTCACCCTGGGCGAGTCGCTGTGGCTCGCCCGCTCCGGGTTCGACGACATCCTGCTGGCCTATCCGTCCGCCGACCGCGCGGGCTTCGCGGAGCTGGCCGCCGATCCCAAGCTCGCCGACGCGGTCACCGTGATGATCGACGACATCGCCCATCTCGACCTCATCGACGCCGCCCGTGACGGCGGGAGTGAAGTGGTGCGGGTCTGCCTGGAGTTGGACACCTCGCTGAAGCTGCTCGGCGGCCGGGTGCGGGTCGGGGCGCGACGGTCGCCGCTGTACTCGCCCGCCCAACTCGCCGAGCTGGCCCGGGCCGTGGCCCGGCGGCCGGGGTTCCGGCTGGTGGGGATCATGGCGTACGAGGGGCACGTCGCCGGGGTCGGGGACACCGTGGCCGGGCGGCCGCTGCGCTCGCGGGCCATCCGGCTGATGCAGGCCGCCGCCCGGCGCGAGCTGGCCGAGCGGCGCGGCGCCGTGGTGCGGGCGGTGCGGGCCGTGGTGCCCGGCCTGGAGTTCGTCAACGGCGGTGGCACGGGCAGTGTGCAGCACACCGCGGCCGAGGACGCGGTCACCGAGATCGCGGCCGGTTCGGGGCTGTACGTGCCCCGGTTGTTCGACAACTACACGTCCTTCTCCGGCCGTCCGGCCGCCCTGTTCGCGCAGCCCGTCGTACGGCGGCCCGGGGTGGGTGTCGTCACCGTGCTCGGCGGCGGATATCCGGCCTCCGGTGTCGCGGGTCGCGACCGGCTGCCGGTGCCGTACCTGCCGGAGGGGCTGAGGTACGACCCGCAGGAGGGCCCGGGCGAGGTGCAGACCCCGCTGCTCGGCTCGCCCGCCGACGACCTGCTCATCGGCGACAAGGTGTGGTTCCGGCACGCCAAGGCGGGCGAGATGTGCGAGCGGTTCGACACGCTGCACCTGATCGAGGGGGACGTGGTGACGGCTACCGTGCCCACCTATCGGGGTGAGGGGCAGACGTTCCTCTGA
- the mycP gene encoding type VII secretion-associated serine protease mycosin — protein sequence MRRWTRGSRRAGATISLLLTGALVLLPSAAAHADGIRAQQWGLSALHLDEAWRTTKGRGITVAVLDTGVEADHPDLAGNVLPAKDMIGFGAEPGDRTWARHGTAMAGIIAGHGHGPGDTDGVMGVAPEAKILPVRVILEDGDSARTKARTTRGNALADGIRWAADHGADVINLSLGDDSDSAHPEPSEDEAVQYALKKGVVVVASAGNGGDKGDHVSYPAAYPGVIAATAVDKYGTRASFSTRRWYSAVSAPGVDVVIADPDHKYYAGWGTSAASAFVSGAAALIKAAHPNLAPAQIKKLLEDTARDAPVGGRDDSRGFGMIDPAAALKAAARLKPQALRPASYDKRYFGTGPDTPRSTTSTSDWAGPLAGSIGGVLLVAGLVLWRNRRATP from the coding sequence ATGAGGCGATGGACGCGCGGCAGCCGCCGCGCGGGCGCGACGATCAGCCTCCTGCTCACGGGCGCCCTCGTCCTGCTGCCGTCCGCGGCCGCCCACGCCGACGGCATCCGGGCCCAGCAGTGGGGCCTGTCCGCCCTCCACCTCGACGAGGCCTGGCGCACCACCAAGGGCCGGGGCATCACCGTCGCCGTCCTGGACACCGGGGTCGAGGCCGACCATCCGGACCTGGCCGGCAACGTCCTGCCCGCCAAGGACATGATCGGTTTCGGTGCCGAGCCGGGCGACCGCACCTGGGCCCGGCACGGCACCGCCATGGCCGGCATCATCGCCGGACACGGCCACGGACCCGGCGACACCGACGGCGTCATGGGCGTCGCCCCCGAGGCGAAGATCCTGCCCGTGCGGGTCATCCTCGAAGACGGCGACTCCGCCCGCACCAAGGCCCGTACCACCCGCGGCAACGCCCTCGCCGACGGCATCCGCTGGGCCGCCGACCACGGCGCCGACGTCATCAACCTCTCCCTCGGCGACGACTCCGACTCCGCGCACCCGGAGCCGAGCGAGGACGAGGCCGTGCAGTACGCCCTGAAGAAGGGCGTGGTCGTCGTGGCCTCCGCGGGCAACGGGGGCGACAAGGGCGACCACGTCTCCTACCCGGCCGCCTACCCGGGCGTCATCGCCGCCACCGCCGTGGACAAGTACGGCACGCGCGCCTCCTTCTCCACCCGCCGCTGGTACTCCGCGGTCAGCGCACCCGGCGTGGACGTCGTGATCGCCGACCCCGACCACAAGTACTACGCGGGCTGGGGCACCTCGGCCGCCTCCGCCTTCGTCTCCGGCGCGGCGGCCCTGATCAAGGCGGCCCACCCAAACCTGGCTCCCGCCCAGATCAAGAAACTCCTGGAGGACACGGCCCGGGACGCCCCGGTCGGCGGCCGCGACGACTCCCGGGGCTTCGGCATGATCGACCCCGCGGCCGCCCTCAAGGCGGCGGCCAGGCTCAAGCCACAGGCCCTGCGCCCGGCGTCGTACGACAAGAGGTACTTCGGCACGGGCCCGGACACCCCCAGGTCCACCACCTCAACCTCCGACTGGGCGGGCCCTCTGGCAGGCAGCATCGGGGGAGTGCTCCTGGTAGCGGGGTTGGTCCTGTGGAGAAACCGCAGGGCAACTCCTTGA